A region from the Nocardioides coralli genome encodes:
- a CDS encoding MmcQ/YjbR family DNA-binding protein, whose product MGRRATVEDVHALARAMPGARVAAGGRTVYQVSGRSFVFFRNPRPDAVDPETGERYDDVIVLWVESDEAKQALVLDQSTPFFTTPHFDGHPSVLLRGAHVGRLSYDELAEVVQDAWLSRASRTAARRWLEERGLES is encoded by the coding sequence ATGGGTCGCCGCGCCACGGTCGAGGACGTCCATGCCCTTGCCCGGGCCATGCCCGGCGCCCGGGTGGCTGCCGGCGGGAGGACGGTCTACCAGGTGTCGGGCCGCAGCTTCGTGTTCTTCCGCAACCCGCGTCCGGACGCGGTCGACCCGGAGACGGGGGAGCGTTACGACGACGTCATCGTGCTCTGGGTGGAGTCCGACGAGGCGAAGCAGGCCCTGGTCCTCGACCAGAGCACCCCCTTCTTCACCACGCCCCACTTCGACGGCCATCCCTCGGTGCTGCTGCGGGGTGCCCACGTGGGACGGCTCTCCTACGACGAGCTCGCCGAGGTCGTCCAGGACGCGTGGCTCTCGCGGGCCTCCCGCACGGCCGCCCGGCGGTGGCTCGAGGAACGAGGGCTGGAGAGCTAG
- the malQ gene encoding 4-alpha-glucanotransferase codes for MNDVDQWPALADLADRYGIARDYWDWQGNRVPVAITTVQAMLAALDVDASTDEAVRTAIAAHEEAPWRRVVPLVTVGRAGTAAEVLVHVPHGVEVAVTVTLEGGGTASATQVTHDVAPRTVDGTVTGEARFQLPADLPPGYHTLRADGGDVAGEGLLVVAPDRLDLPPALARQVWGLMTQLYSVRSRESWGVGDFGDLAGLARWGADLGAAFVLVNPLHAGEPVPPMEDSPYLPTSRRFLNPIYVRVTDIPEVDGLDPADQGRVAAHGEGQFDDGDLIDRQASYAAKLAALELVHAVPRSAARERAYAEFCAQQGADLDRFATWCALAESLGEVEWPAELQDPDDPAVAAAAERLADRVDFFRWLQWVSDEQLAAAQSAALDAGMSVGVLTDLAVGVHPAGAEVWTLGRVLARGLTVGAPPDAFNQRGQDWSQPPWRPDVLAEQGYAPYRAVLRAALRHAGGLRIDHVMGLFRLWCIPEGGSPVEGAYLRYDYEAMVSILLLEAHRGGAFVVGEDLGVVEPFVRDYLAERGVLGTSILWFEMDDGRARPPETWRELCLATVTTHDLPPTAGYLTREHIRLRESLGLLTRSVEEELEAAAHEQEAVLSQLRERGMVDGGAEEQEVVEALHELLTRSPSRLLGVMVSDLVGDRRTQNQPGTHREYPNWRVPLSGPDGKPLLLEDLADLPRPRSLAERLNRTRDS; via the coding sequence GTGAACGACGTCGACCAGTGGCCCGCGCTCGCCGACCTCGCCGACCGCTACGGCATCGCGCGCGACTACTGGGACTGGCAGGGCAACCGCGTCCCCGTCGCGATCACCACCGTGCAGGCCATGCTGGCCGCGCTCGACGTCGACGCATCGACCGACGAGGCGGTCCGCACCGCGATCGCGGCCCACGAGGAGGCCCCCTGGAGGCGGGTGGTGCCGCTCGTGACCGTCGGCCGGGCCGGCACCGCGGCCGAGGTGCTGGTGCACGTGCCCCACGGTGTCGAGGTCGCGGTGACGGTCACCCTCGAGGGCGGCGGTACGGCGAGCGCGACCCAGGTCACCCACGACGTCGCGCCGCGGACCGTGGACGGCACGGTCACCGGCGAGGCCCGGTTCCAGCTGCCGGCCGACCTGCCGCCCGGCTATCACACCCTGCGCGCCGACGGCGGCGACGTCGCGGGCGAAGGGCTGCTCGTCGTCGCCCCCGACCGGCTCGACCTCCCGCCGGCGCTCGCCCGACAGGTGTGGGGGCTGATGACGCAGCTCTACTCGGTGCGGTCCCGCGAGTCGTGGGGCGTGGGCGACTTCGGCGACCTCGCCGGTCTCGCGCGCTGGGGCGCCGACCTGGGTGCCGCGTTCGTGCTGGTCAACCCGCTCCACGCGGGCGAGCCGGTCCCCCCGATGGAGGACTCCCCCTACCTGCCCACCTCACGCCGCTTCCTCAACCCGATCTACGTGCGCGTCACCGACATCCCCGAGGTCGACGGCCTCGACCCGGCCGACCAGGGCCGGGTCGCCGCGCACGGTGAGGGACAGTTCGACGACGGCGACCTGATCGACCGGCAGGCGTCGTACGCCGCCAAGCTGGCCGCGCTCGAGCTCGTGCACGCGGTCCCGCGGTCGGCGGCCCGGGAGCGCGCTTACGCCGAGTTCTGCGCGCAGCAGGGTGCCGACCTCGACCGCTTCGCCACGTGGTGCGCGCTCGCCGAGTCGCTGGGCGAGGTGGAGTGGCCGGCCGAGCTGCAGGACCCCGACGACCCGGCCGTCGCCGCCGCCGCCGAGCGCCTCGCGGACCGCGTCGACTTCTTCCGGTGGCTGCAGTGGGTGAGCGACGAGCAGCTCGCCGCCGCCCAGTCCGCAGCCCTCGACGCTGGCATGTCGGTCGGCGTCCTGACCGACCTCGCCGTCGGGGTGCACCCGGCGGGGGCGGAGGTCTGGACGCTCGGGCGCGTGCTGGCCCGCGGGCTGACCGTCGGGGCACCACCGGACGCGTTCAACCAGCGTGGCCAGGACTGGTCACAGCCGCCCTGGCGCCCCGACGTGCTGGCCGAGCAGGGCTACGCGCCGTACCGCGCGGTGCTACGGGCCGCGCTGCGGCACGCCGGCGGCCTGCGCATCGACCACGTGATGGGGCTCTTCCGCCTGTGGTGCATCCCCGAGGGCGGCAGCCCCGTCGAGGGCGCCTACCTCCGCTACGACTACGAGGCGATGGTGTCCATCCTGCTGCTGGAGGCACACCGCGGCGGGGCGTTCGTGGTGGGCGAGGACCTCGGCGTGGTCGAGCCGTTCGTGCGCGACTACCTCGCCGAGCGGGGCGTGCTCGGCACCTCGATCCTCTGGTTCGAGATGGACGACGGCCGGGCCCGCCCACCCGAGACCTGGCGCGAGCTGTGCCTGGCCACCGTCACCACGCACGACCTGCCGCCGACGGCCGGTTACCTGACCCGCGAGCACATCAGGCTCCGCGAGTCGCTCGGGCTGCTGACCCGTTCGGTCGAGGAGGAGCTGGAGGCGGCCGCCCACGAGCAGGAGGCGGTCCTCAGCCAGCTGCGCGAGCGGGGCATGGTCGACGGCGGCGCGGAGGAGCAGGAGGTCGTGGAGGCGCTCCACGAGCTGCTCACCCGCTCCCCCAGTCGCCTGCTCGGCGTCATGGTCTCCGACCTGGTCGGCGACCGGCGTACGCAGAACCAACCGGGCACCCACCGGGAGTACCCCAACTGGCGGGTGCCGCTGTCCGGCCCCGACGGCAAGCCGTTGTTGCTGGAGGACCTCGCCGACCTGCCGCGCCCGAGGTCGCTGGCCGAGCGCCTCAACCGGACCCGCGACAGCTAG
- a CDS encoding TetR/AcrR family transcriptional regulator has product MPVVRDNERPPPKRRVPTQERSRRRVEMILDAAERLVLEHGVEHLTTRDVAQAAQVPVASLYQYFAAKEDVLIALAERHMAEMDEQVMTDLAAVDPLTVEGLVRSVMQSFRRVYDRRRAFVVIYLRGRTNTAVHRFGRDHNRRVARMLREFAVDAGIAEADLPPAAAELAVEIGDRVFQLAYDKDLRGDDFLVEEGMAMVAGYLEQYATPAGRTGVPLDR; this is encoded by the coding sequence GTGCCTGTGGTCCGGGACAACGAGCGACCTCCCCCGAAGCGACGTGTCCCCACGCAGGAACGCAGCCGCCGCCGCGTCGAGATGATCCTCGACGCGGCGGAGCGGCTGGTGCTCGAGCACGGCGTGGAGCACCTGACCACCCGCGACGTCGCGCAGGCGGCGCAGGTCCCGGTGGCATCGCTCTACCAGTACTTCGCCGCCAAGGAAGACGTGCTGATCGCACTCGCCGAGCGCCACATGGCGGAGATGGACGAGCAGGTCATGACCGACCTCGCCGCGGTCGACCCGCTCACCGTCGAGGGCCTCGTCCGCAGCGTCATGCAGTCCTTCCGGCGGGTCTACGACCGGAGGCGGGCGTTCGTGGTGATCTACCTGCGCGGTCGTACCAACACCGCCGTCCACCGCTTCGGTCGCGACCACAACCGGCGGGTGGCGCGCATGCTCCGGGAGTTCGCCGTCGACGCGGGGATCGCGGAGGCAGACCTGCCTCCGGCGGCCGCGGAGCTCGCCGTCGAGATCGGCGACCGGGTCTTCCAGCTCGCCTACGACAAGGACCTGCGCGGTGACGACTTCCTCGTCGAGGAGGGGATGGCGATGGTGGCCGGCTACCTCGAGCAGTACGCCACGCCCGCCGGTCGCACCGGGGTCCCGCTGGACCGCTAG
- the pdxY gene encoding pyridoxal kinase PdxY translates to MRILSIQSHVAYGHVGNSAAVFPLQRLGHEVWPVLTVNFSNHTGYGDWRGPLLDPGEVAEVIIGIEERGVLGSCDAVLSGYQGSPAIADVVVDAVKRVKAANPSATYTCDPVMGNAKSGCFVNPEIPPIIRERVVPVADVITPNQFELGFLTGTEPSTLEEVLESADKAREMGPSTVLVTSVETGVDSIGLMAVTDDGAWLVETPLLPMKANGSGDITAALFTAHLHATGSPDEAVARTVSSVFAVLRQTLDSGERELRLVDAQQAIAEPACEFEVRRVR, encoded by the coding sequence ATGCGCATCCTGTCGATCCAGTCCCACGTGGCCTACGGGCACGTCGGCAACTCCGCGGCCGTCTTCCCGCTGCAGCGGCTCGGCCACGAGGTGTGGCCGGTGCTGACGGTCAACTTCTCCAACCACACCGGATACGGCGACTGGCGCGGTCCGCTGCTCGACCCGGGCGAGGTCGCCGAGGTGATCATCGGCATCGAGGAGCGCGGCGTGCTCGGGAGCTGCGACGCGGTGCTGTCGGGCTACCAGGGCAGTCCCGCCATCGCCGACGTCGTCGTGGACGCGGTCAAGCGGGTCAAGGCGGCCAACCCGTCGGCGACGTACACCTGCGACCCGGTCATGGGCAACGCGAAGTCAGGCTGCTTCGTCAACCCGGAGATCCCGCCCATCATCCGCGAGCGGGTGGTGCCGGTGGCCGACGTGATCACCCCCAACCAGTTCGAGCTCGGCTTCCTGACCGGCACCGAGCCGTCCACCCTCGAGGAGGTCCTCGAGAGCGCCGACAAGGCGCGGGAGATGGGTCCGTCGACCGTGCTGGTCACCAGCGTCGAGACCGGTGTCGACTCGATCGGGCTGATGGCGGTCACCGACGACGGGGCCTGGCTCGTGGAGACGCCGCTGCTCCCGATGAAGGCCAACGGATCCGGTGACATCACCGCCGCCCTCTTCACCGCCCACCTGCACGCGACCGGCTCGCCGGACGAGGCGGTAGCCCGCACGGTCAGCTCGGTGTTCGCGGTGCTGCGGCAGACCCTCGACTCCGGCGAGCGGGAGCTGCGGCTGGTCGACGCCCAGCAGGCGATCGCCGAGCCGGCGTGCGAGTTCGAGGTCCGCCGGGTCCGCTGA
- a CDS encoding uracil-DNA glycosylase: MSALAGLVDRGLVAPDWAEALAPVDDRIAAMGRFLREEMAAGRPYLPHGDHVLRAFERPMADVRVLVVGQDPYPTPGHPIGLSFAVARDVWPIPASLRNIYVELKDDLGVQPPRHGDLTAWAEQGVMLLNRVLTVRPGEPASHRGQGWEEVTECAIRALAARGGPLAAILWGRDAQSLKPLLGGVPWVESAHPSPLSARRGFFGSRPFSRVDRLLQDQGGEPVAWDRGWAMVES; the protein is encoded by the coding sequence GTGAGCGCGCTGGCGGGGCTGGTCGACCGGGGGCTGGTGGCCCCCGACTGGGCCGAGGCGCTGGCGCCCGTCGACGACCGGATCGCCGCGATGGGGCGCTTCCTGCGCGAGGAGATGGCCGCCGGCCGGCCCTACCTCCCCCACGGCGACCACGTGCTCCGCGCCTTCGAGCGGCCGATGGCCGACGTCCGGGTGCTGGTCGTCGGCCAGGACCCTTACCCGACTCCGGGCCACCCGATCGGGCTGAGCTTCGCGGTCGCCCGCGACGTGTGGCCGATCCCGGCGAGCCTGCGCAACATCTACGTCGAGCTCAAGGACGACCTCGGCGTCCAGCCGCCCCGTCACGGGGACCTCACCGCGTGGGCCGAGCAGGGAGTGATGCTGCTCAACCGGGTCCTCACCGTGCGGCCCGGCGAGCCCGCCAGCCACCGCGGGCAGGGGTGGGAGGAGGTCACCGAGTGCGCGATCCGGGCGCTGGCCGCGCGGGGTGGGCCGCTGGCCGCGATCCTCTGGGGCCGCGACGCGCAGTCCCTCAAGCCGCTGCTCGGTGGCGTCCCCTGGGTCGAGTCCGCCCATCCCTCGCCGCTCTCGGCCCGGCGCGGGTTCTTCGGGTCGCGGCCCTTCAGCCGGGTCGACCGGCTGCTGCAGGACCAGGGAGGCGAGCCGGTCGCGTGGGACCGCGGATGGGCTATGGTTGAATCCTGA
- a CDS encoding RNA polymerase sigma factor — MPASADPFGELLDAAAGGAPWACRELWERFAPGVVGFVRSHGAVDPEGLTSEVFLAVFRALPRFVGDEGGLRALIYTIARRRLVDEHRRRGARPTEVAWEATSDRRCTPSAEELALDGIAEVDVSALLATLAPDQREVLTLRLLGDLTVTQVAELLGKRPGAVKALQRRGLANLRRSLEAAGWSPAGATEGTRS; from the coding sequence GTGCCCGCGTCAGCCGATCCCTTCGGCGAGCTGCTCGACGCAGCCGCCGGCGGCGCACCGTGGGCCTGCCGTGAGCTGTGGGAACGCTTCGCCCCCGGCGTCGTCGGATTCGTCCGGAGTCACGGGGCCGTCGATCCGGAGGGCCTCACCAGCGAGGTCTTCCTGGCGGTGTTCCGGGCGCTGCCACGGTTCGTGGGCGACGAGGGGGGCCTGCGAGCCCTGATCTACACGATCGCCCGGCGGCGACTGGTGGACGAGCACCGCCGACGCGGCGCCCGCCCGACCGAGGTCGCGTGGGAGGCGACCTCGGACCGGCGGTGCACCCCGAGCGCGGAGGAGCTCGCCCTGGACGGCATCGCGGAGGTCGACGTGTCGGCGCTGCTGGCGACCCTCGCCCCCGACCAGCGCGAGGTGCTGACGCTGCGACTCCTCGGCGACCTCACCGTCACGCAGGTCGCCGAGCTCCTCGGGAAACGACCCGGCGCCGTGAAGGCGCTGCAGCGGCGGGGGTTGGCGAACCTGCGCCGATCCCTGGAGGCCGCCGGCTGGAGCCCCGCCGGCGCTACGGAAGGAACCCGATCATGA
- a CDS encoding dioxygenase family protein — protein sequence MSDRMPALYLGHGAPPLLDDPVWSAQLAAWAVDLPRPTAILIVSAHWESAPVSLSASGVPLVYDFGGFAPRYYQERYDTPDASTLAARVAAMMPPDEPVHQHAGRGLDHGAWVPLKLMYPAADIPVLQMSLPTQDPGRLLRLGERLRPLRDEGVLVIGSGFLTHGLRFVTEFRIDAPAPAWSTEFDRWAAEALTRGDVDTLAAYAASAPGMPYAHPTVEHYTPLFVTLGAATDPTEPVTQVIDGFWMGLSKRSLQVA from the coding sequence ATGTCCGACCGGATGCCCGCCCTCTACCTGGGCCACGGCGCCCCACCACTCCTCGACGACCCGGTGTGGTCGGCCCAGCTCGCGGCATGGGCCGTCGACCTGCCCCGCCCCACCGCGATCCTCATCGTCAGCGCCCACTGGGAGTCGGCGCCGGTGTCGCTCTCGGCCAGTGGTGTCCCGCTGGTCTACGACTTCGGCGGCTTCGCGCCGCGGTACTACCAGGAGCGCTACGACACCCCCGACGCGTCGACCCTCGCCGCTCGCGTCGCCGCGATGATGCCGCCGGACGAGCCGGTCCACCAGCACGCCGGCCGCGGCCTCGACCACGGCGCGTGGGTGCCGCTCAAGCTCATGTACCCCGCGGCCGACATCCCCGTCCTCCAGATGTCACTGCCCACGCAGGACCCCGGCCGGTTACTCCGGCTCGGCGAGCGGTTGCGGCCGCTGCGTGACGAGGGCGTGCTGGTGATCGGCTCGGGGTTCCTCACCCACGGCCTGCGCTTCGTCACCGAGTTCCGCATCGACGCCCCGGCACCCGCGTGGTCCACCGAGTTCGACAGGTGGGCAGCCGAGGCACTGACCCGCGGCGACGTCGACACCCTGGCGGCGTACGCCGCGAGCGCGCCAGGCATGCCCTACGCCCACCCGACGGTGGAGCACTACACCCCGCTCTTCGTCACCCTCGGCGCCGCCACCGACCCCACCGAGCCGGTCACGCAGGTGATCGACGGGTTCTGGATGGGGCTGTCGAAGCGTTCGCTGCAGGTCGCCTGA
- a CDS encoding DUF4032 domain-containing protein, with amino-acid sequence MALRIVASRPNPAIVTLPWSTPLEDWGDDVVVPLPRGLSRHVVRIVRLDDRVYAVKETVEDIAFREYRLLRDLQRLGLPAVVPQGVVTGRTDDREEELPAALITEHLQFSLPYRSLFSHGLSVDNVTSLIDALVVLLVRLHLTGFYWGDVSLSNVLFRRSAGDFAAYLVDAETGELRDELSPQLREHDLTVGCENVFGELMDLQASGTVTGEVAGAEVVERLRTQYAALWAELTGAEEFGADELWRIEQRIERLNDLGFDVDELDIVTDFGGDTLRIQPKVVELGHHQKELQALTGLNVEDNQARRLLNDLASFTANFDLGREDRHLVANRWLTEIYEPIIAMVPADARGKLEPAEVFHEILVHRWYLSEQAGKEVSIFDTARDYIDTVLSTKPEEAVTATPD; translated from the coding sequence ATGGCGCTGCGGATCGTGGCCAGCCGCCCGAACCCGGCGATCGTCACCCTGCCGTGGTCGACGCCGCTGGAGGACTGGGGCGACGACGTCGTCGTACCCCTGCCCCGCGGCCTCTCCCGTCACGTGGTCCGCATCGTGCGGCTCGACGACCGCGTGTACGCCGTGAAGGAGACCGTCGAGGACATCGCGTTCCGCGAGTACCGGTTGCTGCGCGACCTGCAGCGGCTCGGGCTGCCGGCCGTCGTACCCCAGGGCGTGGTCACGGGCCGCACCGACGACCGTGAGGAGGAGCTGCCCGCAGCACTCATCACCGAGCACCTGCAGTTCTCGCTGCCCTACCGGAGCCTGTTCTCCCACGGGCTCTCGGTCGACAACGTCACGTCGTTGATCGACGCGCTGGTGGTGCTGCTCGTGCGGCTCCACCTCACCGGCTTCTACTGGGGCGACGTGTCGCTCTCCAACGTGCTGTTCCGGCGCAGCGCCGGTGACTTCGCCGCCTACCTCGTGGACGCCGAGACCGGGGAGCTGCGCGACGAGCTGAGTCCCCAGCTGCGCGAGCACGACCTCACGGTCGGGTGCGAGAACGTCTTCGGCGAGCTGATGGACCTGCAGGCCAGCGGCACCGTGACCGGCGAGGTGGCCGGCGCCGAGGTCGTGGAGAGGCTGCGCACGCAGTACGCCGCGCTGTGGGCGGAGCTGACCGGGGCCGAGGAGTTCGGTGCGGACGAGCTGTGGCGCATCGAGCAGCGGATCGAGCGGCTCAACGACCTCGGTTTCGACGTGGACGAGCTCGACATCGTCACCGACTTCGGCGGTGACACGCTGCGGATCCAGCCCAAGGTGGTCGAGCTGGGCCACCACCAGAAGGAGCTGCAGGCGTTGACGGGGCTCAACGTCGAGGACAACCAGGCCCGCCGGCTGCTCAACGACCTGGCGTCGTTCACCGCCAACTTCGATCTGGGACGCGAGGACCGGCACCTCGTGGCGAACCGCTGGCTCACGGAGATCTACGAGCCCATCATCGCGATGGTCCCGGCCGACGCCCGCGGGAAGCTGGAGCCCGCCGAGGTGTTCCACGAGATCCTCGTGCACCGCTGGTACCTCTCCGAGCAGGCGGGCAAGGAGGTCTCGATCTTCGACACCGCCCGTGACTACATCGACACCGTGCTCAGCACGAAACCGGAGGAAGCGGTCACCGCGACGCCGGACTGA
- a CDS encoding alkaline phosphatase family protein, which yields MEGRRVRSRGAAVLIAGVGACLAATLPGPLPDDSASGAAPVSSTVLVVVSRPTTPSAGDQEILARLQSLGLTPVLADDNTVGPGDATGHAFVLVAQTAKHWLAGVASLSAATAPLVVAQPQLFDDYGLTGPTLGTHYGNRRATDVVITDPAHPLAAGYSGTVTIQTGSTTRMSWGVPTASGHTVATSGPRSTIFAVAAGDPLFSGQPAPACRLSFPAGDIGVRRFTAAGWAMFDAAATWLAAGCSTPPPEPPADPPGEDVTHVVAISVDGLSPAAWPLLGPADIPSYHRLAAEGSSTLNARTMIEVTRTLPNHTSMVTGRRIDLPGGHGVTFNYKSTVTVHQAAGEYVHSVFDLVHDAGGTTALYVGKPKFDVLDQSWNAVNGAPDTTGPDNGRDKIDIYVNHVDSGRLTELLVERLLSNPPSFSFLHLDNPDDAGHTHGWLSPEYLQAVRRTDELVGAVLDAVAGDPGLAASTVVVLTGDHGGTGTGHLDTTDPANYTIPFFVWGDGVPAGEDLYVQNPERLDPATGQPAYDVVQPVRNGEVANLATGLLDLGAIPGSEFNADLGLGPAAP from the coding sequence ATGGAGGGACGACGAGTCCGGTCCCGGGGAGCCGCGGTGCTGATCGCCGGCGTCGGGGCGTGTCTCGCCGCGACCCTGCCGGGCCCCTTGCCGGACGACAGCGCCAGCGGCGCCGCCCCCGTGAGCTCCACCGTGCTGGTCGTCGTCTCCCGGCCCACCACTCCGAGCGCCGGCGACCAGGAGATCCTGGCCCGGTTGCAGTCGCTCGGGCTGACGCCGGTCCTCGCCGACGACAACACGGTGGGACCGGGCGACGCCACCGGCCATGCCTTCGTCCTGGTCGCGCAGACCGCCAAGCACTGGCTCGCCGGCGTGGCCTCTCTCTCCGCCGCGACCGCGCCACTGGTCGTCGCGCAGCCACAGCTCTTCGACGACTACGGGCTCACCGGCCCGACGCTCGGCACGCACTACGGCAACCGCCGGGCCACCGACGTGGTCATCACCGATCCCGCCCACCCGCTGGCCGCCGGGTACAGCGGCACGGTGACGATCCAGACCGGGTCCACGACCCGCATGTCCTGGGGCGTGCCGACCGCGTCGGGCCACACCGTCGCCACCAGCGGACCACGCTCCACCATCTTCGCCGTCGCCGCCGGCGACCCCCTGTTCTCGGGGCAGCCCGCTCCCGCCTGCCGGCTCTCGTTCCCGGCCGGCGACATCGGTGTCCGCCGGTTCACGGCCGCGGGCTGGGCGATGTTCGACGCGGCCGCGACCTGGCTCGCGGCCGGCTGCAGCACCCCGCCGCCGGAGCCTCCGGCCGACCCGCCCGGCGAGGACGTCACCCACGTCGTGGCAATCTCCGTCGACGGCCTCAGCCCCGCGGCGTGGCCGCTCCTGGGCCCCGCCGACATCCCGAGCTACCACCGGCTGGCCGCCGAGGGGTCGAGCACCCTCAACGCCCGCACGATGATCGAGGTGACCCGGACCCTGCCCAACCACACCTCGATGGTCACCGGCCGGCGCATCGACCTGCCCGGTGGTCACGGCGTGACCTTCAACTACAAGAGCACCGTGACGGTGCACCAGGCCGCGGGTGAGTACGTCCACAGCGTCTTCGACCTGGTCCACGACGCGGGCGGGACGACCGCGCTCTACGTCGGCAAGCCCAAGTTCGACGTCCTCGACCAGTCGTGGAACGCCGTCAACGGTGCGCCCGACACCACCGGGCCGGACAACGGCCGCGACAAGATCGACATCTACGTCAACCACGTCGACTCCGGCCGGCTCACCGAGCTGCTCGTCGAGCGGCTGCTGAGCAACCCGCCGTCGTTCAGCTTCCTGCACCTCGACAACCCCGACGACGCCGGGCACACGCACGGGTGGCTCTCGCCGGAGTACCTGCAGGCGGTCCGGCGCACCGACGAGCTGGTGGGGGCCGTCCTGGACGCCGTCGCCGGCGACCCCGGCCTCGCCGCGAGCACCGTCGTGGTGCTCACCGGCGACCACGGCGGCACCGGCACGGGACACCTCGACACCACCGACCCGGCCAACTACACGATCCCGTTCTTCGTGTGGGGCGACGGAGTCCCGGCGGGCGAGGACCTCTACGTGCAGAACCCCGAGCGGCTCGACCCGGCCACCGGCCAGCCGGCGTACGACGTCGTGCAGCCGGTGCGCAACGGCGAGGTCGCGAACCTGGCGACCGGGCTGCTGGACCTCGGGGCGATCCCGGGAAGCGAGTTCAACGCCGACCTCGGGCTGGGCCCTGCTGCTCCCTAG
- a CDS encoding flavin monoamine oxidase family protein → MSPSTDLTRRTLLGGAALGGLAAGGLTTGILTAPAVAGRMGPLPRSTDVVVVGGGISGLVTARKLARRGVDVVLVEARDRVGGRVLNHHLDSGGVVESGGAFVGPTQNHIRKLARQLGVAEFKEYVDGNSVYISSTTGRVEYQGTIPPDPTILPDAGILLNRINSYAAEIPVDAPWRHPRAAEWDAITLREWIMDNAVNGEGVSNLIECWTQPGFGAEPADLSFLYVLWFVACSGNERNVGTFERNSETTNGAQERRYVGGSQLIPLRLARQLGDVVALEAPVRRIVQRDGHAVVHTARGSVRAKRVVVACPPPLVLDIDWHPQLPRQRARLLRQLDMGRLMKCDAVYEKPFWREAGLNGFGLNDAGAVRVAFDNCPRRGEPGVLLAFVGGATWQEYGIRSRRERRRAVLQGFADMFGEQALDPIEYVEQDWFDEPWTRGGPIANYAPGTMTAHGPAIRRPFGRVHWAGTETSTYWAGYMDGAVRAGKRAALEVLERLR, encoded by the coding sequence ATGTCCCCGTCGACCGACCTGACCCGCCGCACGCTGCTGGGCGGCGCCGCCCTGGGTGGCCTCGCCGCCGGCGGCCTGACCACGGGCATCCTCACGGCCCCCGCCGTCGCCGGACGGATGGGTCCGTTGCCCCGCTCCACCGACGTGGTGGTCGTGGGCGGCGGCATCTCCGGCCTGGTCACCGCCCGCAAGCTGGCGCGCCGCGGTGTCGACGTCGTGCTGGTCGAGGCCCGCGACCGCGTCGGCGGGCGCGTCCTCAACCACCACCTCGACAGCGGCGGCGTGGTCGAGTCCGGCGGCGCCTTCGTCGGCCCGACCCAGAACCACATCCGCAAGCTCGCCCGCCAGCTCGGCGTCGCGGAGTTCAAGGAGTACGTCGACGGCAACTCCGTCTACATCTCCTCCACCACGGGGCGGGTGGAGTACCAGGGCACGATCCCGCCCGACCCCACGATCCTCCCGGACGCGGGGATCCTGCTGAACCGCATCAACTCCTACGCCGCGGAGATCCCCGTGGACGCGCCGTGGCGCCACCCGCGCGCAGCCGAGTGGGACGCCATCACCCTGCGGGAGTGGATCATGGACAACGCCGTCAACGGCGAGGGCGTCTCCAACCTCATCGAGTGCTGGACCCAGCCCGGCTTCGGGGCCGAGCCCGCCGACCTCTCCTTCCTCTACGTGCTGTGGTTCGTGGCCTGCTCCGGCAACGAGCGCAACGTCGGCACCTTCGAGCGCAACAGCGAGACCACGAACGGCGCCCAGGAGCGTCGCTACGTCGGCGGCTCCCAGCTGATCCCGCTGCGGCTGGCCCGCCAGCTCGGCGACGTCGTGGCGCTGGAGGCGCCGGTGCGGCGCATCGTGCAGCGTGACGGGCACGCCGTCGTGCACACCGCCCGCGGATCCGTCCGGGCGAAGCGCGTCGTCGTCGCCTGCCCACCGCCGCTGGTGCTCGACATCGACTGGCACCCTCAGCTGCCCCGCCAGCGAGCCCGGCTGCTGCGCCAGCTCGACATGGGTCGGCTGATGAAGTGCGACGCCGTCTACGAGAAGCCGTTCTGGCGCGAGGCGGGGCTCAACGGCTTCGGCCTCAACGACGCCGGGGCGGTCCGGGTCGCCTTCGACAACTGCCCGCGCCGCGGGGAGCCGGGGGTGCTGCTCGCCTTCGTCGGCGGTGCGACCTGGCAGGAGTACGGCATCCGGTCGCGGCGCGAGCGTCGGCGTGCCGTCCTCCAGGGTTTCGCCGACATGTTCGGCGAGCAGGCCCTCGACCCGATCGAGTACGTCGAGCAGGACTGGTTCGACGAGCCGTGGACCCGCGGCGGACCGATCGCCAACTACGCGCCCGGGACCATGACGGCCCACGGCCCGGCGATCCGTCGGCCCTTCGGCCGCGTCCACTGGGCCGGCACCGAGACCTCCACCTACTGGGCCGGCTACATGGACGGCGCCGTGCGGGCCGGCAAGCGTGCCGCGCTCGAGGTGCTGGAGCGGCTGCGGTGA